Proteins encoded by one window of Pseudonocardia sp. HH130629-09:
- a CDS encoding glycine betaine ABC transporter substrate-binding protein, which yields MKFGRSRRLALTAMAAAAAIALAGCGGLSGSGPSASGGSLAQAGDLSGQNYVVGGKNFDEQLVLCQITVAALESAGGNVTDRCNTGGTDVTRQALLAGDINIYWEYTGTAWASFFKETRRITDDNELYNLVAQRDLEQNKIQWLDKANFNNTYAFAMTEAKSQELGITTLSQMADYIESGRAPAGSMCVETEYNSRDDGLRGLEETYGFTAQNPQVLATGVIYQATADNKCLFGEVFTTDGRIPGLKLKVLDDDERYHVTYNAAPTIRADVYNANPAVRQVLAPIAQALDYNTILDLNGKVSSFGQNERDVAREWLTQKGFIG from the coding sequence GTGAAGTTCGGACGATCCCGGCGTCTCGCCCTGACGGCGATGGCGGCCGCGGCGGCCATCGCCCTGGCGGGCTGTGGCGGCCTGAGCGGCAGCGGCCCGTCGGCCTCCGGCGGCTCGCTGGCCCAGGCCGGCGACCTGAGCGGACAGAACTACGTCGTCGGCGGCAAGAACTTCGACGAGCAGCTGGTGCTCTGCCAGATCACGGTCGCCGCGCTCGAGTCGGCCGGCGGCAACGTCACCGACCGCTGCAACACCGGTGGCACCGACGTCACCCGCCAGGCGCTGCTGGCCGGGGACATCAACATCTACTGGGAGTACACCGGTACCGCCTGGGCCTCCTTCTTCAAGGAGACCCGCCGGATCACCGACGACAACGAGCTCTACAACCTCGTCGCCCAGCGCGACCTGGAGCAGAACAAGATCCAGTGGCTGGACAAGGCCAACTTCAACAACACCTACGCCTTCGCCATGACCGAGGCGAAGTCGCAGGAGCTCGGCATCACGACGCTGTCGCAGATGGCCGACTACATCGAGTCGGGCCGGGCACCGGCGGGTTCGATGTGCGTGGAGACCGAGTACAACTCCCGTGACGACGGCCTGCGCGGCCTGGAGGAGACCTACGGCTTCACCGCCCAGAACCCGCAGGTGCTCGCCACCGGCGTGATCTACCAGGCCACCGCGGACAACAAGTGCCTGTTCGGCGAGGTCTTCACCACCGACGGCCGCATCCCCGGCCTGAAGCTCAAGGTCCTCGACGACGACGAGCGCTACCACGTCACCTACAACGCGGCACCGACCATCCGGGCCGACGTCTACAACGCCAACCCCGCCGTCCGGCAGGTGCTGGCGCCGATCGCCCAGGCCCTGGACTACAACACCATCCTGGACCTGAACGGCAAGGTGTCCTCCTTCGGCCAGAACGAACGCGACGTCGCGCGTGAGTGGCTGACCCAGAAGGGCTTCATCGGCTGA
- a CDS encoding glycine betaine ABC transporter substrate-binding protein: protein MSPFPGRRLRTLVPALLAVALLVGGCTGLAGGGPRASAGSLARGVDLSGRTYVVGSKNFDEQQILCQISIAALESAGASVTDRCNIGGSDATRQALLSGDISTYWEYTGTAWASYLRETRTLPDDQVLAELRRRDRVQNGVVWLDRARFDNTYSFVVDGATAARLNLNTISDMAAYVRSGQPGDVCVETEYASRADGLAGLQRAYGFELPGERRKTLDQGVIFQSTADGVCLFGEVAATDGRIPALGLKVLTDDRGYHITYSAVPVFRADVFDRAPQVADLFAPITAALDQQTVQQLNGRVSAGGQSPRDVARAWLAERGFIRS, encoded by the coding sequence GTGAGCCCCTTCCCCGGCCGCAGGCTGCGGACGCTGGTCCCGGCCCTGCTCGCCGTCGCGCTGCTGGTGGGCGGTTGCACCGGCCTGGCCGGCGGCGGACCACGGGCGTCGGCCGGGTCGCTCGCCCGGGGCGTCGACCTGTCCGGGCGGACCTACGTCGTGGGGTCGAAGAACTTCGACGAGCAGCAGATCCTGTGCCAGATCTCGATCGCGGCGCTGGAGTCCGCCGGGGCCTCGGTGACCGACCGGTGCAACATCGGCGGGTCCGACGCCACCCGGCAGGCGCTGCTGTCCGGGGACATCTCCACCTACTGGGAGTACACCGGCACGGCGTGGGCGTCGTACCTGCGCGAGACCCGCACCCTCCCCGACGACCAGGTCCTCGCCGAGCTGCGCCGGCGCGACCGTGTGCAGAACGGCGTGGTGTGGCTGGACCGCGCCCGGTTCGACAACACGTACTCCTTCGTCGTCGACGGGGCGACGGCCGCCCGGCTGAACCTGAACACGATCAGCGACATGGCCGCCTACGTCCGCTCCGGCCAGCCCGGCGACGTCTGCGTCGAGACCGAGTACGCCTCCCGCGCCGACGGCCTCGCCGGGCTCCAGCGCGCCTACGGTTTCGAGCTGCCCGGCGAGCGGCGCAAGACCCTCGACCAGGGCGTCATCTTCCAGTCGACGGCCGACGGCGTCTGCCTGTTCGGCGAGGTCGCCGCCACCGACGGCCGCATCCCGGCGCTGGGCCTGAAGGTCCTCACCGACGACCGCGGCTACCACATCACCTACAGCGCGGTCCCGGTCTTCCGGGCCGACGTGTTCGACCGGGCCCCGCAAGTCGCCGACCTGTTCGCCCCGATCACCGCGGCCCTGGATCAGCAGACCGTGCAGCAGCTCAACGGCCGGGTCTCCGCAGGCGGGCAGAGCCCCCGTGACGTCGCGCGGGCCTGGCTGGCCGAGCGCGGGTTCATCAGGAGCTGA
- a CDS encoding DNA polymerase domain-containing protein: MARRQVDEVRDGVELTSLDAEAFDGAGVTKRALLDHLDAVADLLLPALADRPLSVVRARPGQAPFMQKNLPRGAPDWIPTVDVWAESSQRTVHYPLCHDRRTLLWFGNQRAVELHPTLVPHGATTTGELVIDLDPPDGAGFDRVVAAAHPVRAALAELGLAAAVKTSGATGLHLVVPLAEQLPIDDAFAATRAVCARAAALAPEVATTAFIRDDRGGRVFLDPTRAGGATLAAPYSPRARPGLPVSFPLTWDELDGASPADFTVGTVAGLLDGRPTWSELRPAPAAVPEVLLTEGRAIPVPRVAAMHEGKRRKRARERDG, translated from the coding sequence GTGGCGCGCCGGCAGGTCGACGAGGTCCGCGACGGGGTGGAGCTCACCAGCCTCGACGCCGAGGCCTTCGACGGCGCCGGCGTCACCAAGCGGGCCCTGCTCGACCACCTCGACGCCGTCGCCGACCTGCTGCTGCCCGCGCTGGCCGACCGGCCCCTGTCGGTGGTGCGGGCCCGCCCCGGCCAGGCGCCGTTCATGCAGAAGAACCTCCCGCGCGGGGCGCCGGACTGGATCCCGACCGTCGACGTGTGGGCGGAGTCCTCGCAGCGCACCGTGCACTACCCGCTCTGCCACGACCGCCGCACGCTGCTGTGGTTCGGCAACCAGCGTGCCGTCGAGCTCCACCCGACCCTCGTGCCGCACGGCGCGACGACCACCGGCGAGCTCGTCATCGACCTCGACCCGCCCGACGGCGCGGGCTTCGACCGCGTCGTCGCGGCCGCGCACCCGGTCCGGGCGGCGCTGGCCGAGCTGGGCCTCGCCGCCGCGGTCAAGACCAGCGGCGCGACCGGCCTGCACCTGGTGGTTCCGCTGGCCGAGCAGCTCCCGATCGACGACGCGTTCGCCGCGACCCGCGCGGTGTGCGCCCGCGCCGCGGCGCTGGCCCCCGAGGTCGCGACGACCGCGTTCATCCGGGACGACCGCGGCGGCCGGGTCTTCCTCGACCCGACCCGTGCGGGCGGGGCCACCCTCGCCGCGCCCTACAGCCCGCGGGCTCGCCCCGGCCTGCCCGTCTCGTTCCCCCTCACCTGGGACGAGCTGGACGGGGCCTCTCCCGCCGACTTCACGGTGGGCACCGTGGCCGGTCTGCTCGACGGGCGCCCGACCTGGTCGGAGCTGCGGCCCGCACCCGCGGCCGTGCCGGAGGTGCTGCTCACCGAGGGCCGGGCGATCCCGGTACCGCGGGTCGCGGCCATGCACGAGGGGAAGCGCCGCAAGCGCGCCCGCGAACGCGACGGGTGA
- the ligD gene encoding non-homologous end-joining DNA ligase, translating into MLQVDGPDGPREVRLTSPDKVVFGELGITKREVVEYYVAVGEPMASALRDRPTNLKRFNSGVDGEPFFVKRVPKGAPDWVRTCTVTFPSGRTAESVSITEPATIAWAANLNTLDFHPWPVRCADTDHPDELRIDLDPQPGTDFGDAVVVAQTLREVLTEAGLAGWAKTSGGRGVHVACPIRPEWDFVQVRHAVIAIARRVCRRTPELATVDWWKEERGERVFLDYNQAARDRTIASAWSVRGLPAATVSMPVTWDDLGEVDPAAFTLRTVPGLLERHGDPHAGMGDERGSCARALEWYAEDETERGLGDLPYPPEYPKMPGEPLRVQPSRARKQ; encoded by the coding sequence ATGCTGCAGGTCGACGGGCCGGACGGGCCGCGTGAGGTCCGCCTGACCAGCCCGGACAAGGTGGTGTTCGGCGAGCTCGGGATCACCAAGCGCGAGGTGGTCGAATACTACGTCGCGGTGGGGGAACCGATGGCGTCCGCGCTGCGTGACCGCCCCACCAACCTGAAGCGGTTCAACTCCGGGGTGGACGGCGAGCCGTTCTTCGTCAAACGCGTCCCGAAGGGCGCCCCGGACTGGGTGCGGACCTGCACGGTGACCTTCCCCAGCGGCCGCACCGCCGAGTCGGTGTCGATCACCGAGCCGGCGACGATCGCCTGGGCGGCCAACCTCAACACCCTCGACTTCCACCCGTGGCCGGTCCGCTGCGCCGACACCGACCACCCAGACGAGCTGCGCATCGACCTCGACCCGCAGCCGGGCACCGACTTCGGCGACGCCGTCGTCGTCGCGCAGACGCTGCGCGAGGTCCTCACCGAGGCCGGACTGGCCGGGTGGGCCAAGACCTCCGGTGGGCGGGGCGTGCACGTCGCCTGCCCGATCCGGCCCGAGTGGGACTTCGTGCAGGTCCGGCACGCCGTCATCGCGATCGCCCGGCGCGTCTGCCGGCGGACCCCGGAGCTGGCCACGGTGGACTGGTGGAAGGAGGAACGCGGCGAGCGGGTGTTCCTCGACTACAACCAGGCGGCCCGTGACCGCACCATCGCCTCGGCCTGGTCGGTGCGCGGCCTGCCCGCCGCGACCGTCTCCATGCCGGTCACCTGGGACGACCTCGGCGAGGTCGACCCCGCGGCGTTCACCCTGCGCACCGTGCCCGGTCTGCTGGAACGCCACGGGGACCCGCACGCCGGGATGGGCGACGAGCGGGGGAGCTGCGCGAGGGCGCTGGAGTGGTACGCCGAGGACGAGACCGAGCGTGGCCTGGGGGACCTGCCCTACCCGCCGGAGTACCCGAAGATGCCCGGCGAGCCGCTGCGGGTGCAGCCCAGCCGGGCACGCAAGCAGTAG
- the msrB gene encoding peptide-methionine (R)-S-oxide reductase MsrB, protein MGLFSRNTTASGSELPAPKVQKSDEEWRAQLSPAEYQVLRKAGTERPFTGEYTDTTTTGVYRCRACGAELFRSDSKFASHCGWPSFFTPLAGDAVIERVDSSLGMTRTEVLCANCHGHLGHVFEGEGYGTPTDLRYCINSVSLTLEPTEG, encoded by the coding sequence ATGGGTCTGTTCAGCCGCAACACCACCGCCTCCGGGTCCGAGCTCCCGGCCCCGAAGGTGCAGAAGTCCGACGAGGAGTGGCGGGCCCAGCTGAGCCCGGCCGAGTACCAGGTGCTCCGCAAGGCCGGGACCGAGCGCCCGTTCACCGGTGAGTACACCGACACGACCACCACCGGCGTCTACCGCTGCCGGGCCTGCGGGGCGGAGCTGTTCCGCAGCGACTCGAAGTTCGCGTCGCACTGCGGGTGGCCGTCGTTCTTCACCCCGCTCGCGGGCGACGCCGTCATCGAGCGGGTCGACTCCAGCCTGGGCATGACGCGCACCGAGGTGCTGTGCGCGAACTGCCACGGCCACCTCGGCCACGTCTTCGAGGGTGAGGGCTACGGCACCCCGACCGACCTGCGCTACTGCATCAACTCCGTGTCGCTGACCCTGGAGCCCACGGAGGGCTGA
- the hemQ gene encoding hydrogen peroxide-dependent heme synthase, whose product MARVDVKAINDTIRYTMWSVFRVEPGRLGDDRATAAREATEYLDALANKDVAVRGVYDLAGVRHDADYMIWWHASEIESLQAAYSDLRRTTALGRASVPVWSQTALHRPAEFNKSHVPAFMAGEDPKRYVCVYPFVRSYEWYLLPDAERRKMLADHGMEARDYPDVRANTVPAFALGDYEWILAFEADELYRIVDLMRHLRGTEARRHVREEIPFYTGPRVEVGDLVASLP is encoded by the coding sequence ATGGCCCGCGTGGACGTCAAAGCGATCAACGACACCATCCGCTACACCATGTGGTCGGTCTTCCGGGTCGAGCCCGGCCGCCTCGGCGACGACCGTGCCACCGCCGCCCGCGAGGCCACCGAGTACCTCGACGCGCTCGCGAACAAGGACGTCGCCGTCCGCGGCGTGTACGACCTCGCCGGTGTGCGGCACGACGCCGACTACATGATCTGGTGGCACGCCTCGGAGATCGAGTCGCTGCAGGCCGCCTACTCCGACCTGCGCCGCACCACCGCGCTCGGCCGGGCCAGCGTGCCGGTCTGGAGCCAGACCGCGCTGCACCGCCCGGCGGAGTTCAACAAGAGCCACGTCCCGGCGTTCATGGCCGGCGAGGACCCGAAGCGCTACGTCTGCGTCTACCCGTTCGTCCGGTCCTACGAGTGGTACCTGCTGCCCGACGCCGAGCGCCGGAAGATGCTGGCCGACCACGGCATGGAGGCCCGCGACTACCCGGACGTGCGCGCCAACACCGTCCCGGCCTTCGCCCTCGGCGACTACGAGTGGATCCTCGCCTTCGAGGCCGACGAGCTGTACCGCATCGTCGACCTCATGCGGCACCTGCGCGGCACCGAGGCCCGCCGCCACGTGCGCGAGGAGATCCCGTTCTACACCGGCCCGCGGGTCGAGGTCGGCGACCTCGTCGCGTCCCTGCCGTGA
- the hemG gene encoding protoporphyrinogen oxidase: MTRVAVVGGGVSGLACAHRLRTLLGPSAEIVVLEQRDLPGGVLRTVDLAGAPFDVGAEAFLARRPEVPALLAEIGLAGALTHPTAATATIRAGGRTVGLPRGTLMGVPGRDADLRGVLSDAGRAAVAAEPSTPLEWEPGTDVALGALLRRRFGPEVVDRIADPLLGGVYAGRVDRLGLRATVPALAAALDAGAGSLTEAASTGMAASGQRSGTLAAGTPAARGSGADPAAVPQPVAAGPVFGAVRGGYREMTAALVAASAARVRTGVSVRELQRRPGGWRLVLGPVPQPEALDVDAVVLAVPAPAARRLLEPVVPAAAAAAGRVELASSAVVALAYRAADVAGLPGTSGCLVAADEPLSVKGVTHASTKWAHLGADGLVRIRASIGRFGEEASLQVDDAELVDRVRADLAVVDGVDAVPVASFVQRWGGGLPQYGVGHGAVVDALESAVAAVGGLEVAGSMLHGVGVPACVATARSAAERLAAALPPAPTGP, translated from the coding sequence ATGACCCGCGTCGCCGTCGTCGGCGGCGGTGTCTCCGGGCTGGCGTGCGCGCACCGGCTGCGGACGCTGCTCGGCCCGTCCGCCGAGATCGTCGTGCTGGAGCAGCGTGACCTGCCCGGCGGGGTGCTGCGCACCGTCGATCTCGCGGGCGCGCCGTTCGACGTCGGCGCCGAGGCCTTCCTCGCCCGCCGCCCCGAGGTCCCCGCACTGCTCGCCGAGATCGGGCTGGCGGGCGCGCTCACCCACCCCACCGCGGCGACGGCGACGATCCGCGCCGGGGGCCGCACCGTCGGCCTGCCCCGCGGCACCCTGATGGGCGTGCCCGGCCGGGACGCCGACCTCCGGGGAGTGCTGTCCGACGCCGGACGGGCCGCGGTGGCCGCCGAGCCGTCCACGCCGCTGGAGTGGGAGCCCGGCACCGACGTCGCGCTCGGGGCGCTGCTGCGCCGTCGGTTCGGCCCGGAGGTCGTCGACCGGATCGCCGACCCGCTGCTGGGCGGTGTCTACGCCGGCCGGGTCGACCGGCTCGGCCTGCGCGCCACGGTCCCGGCGCTCGCCGCCGCGCTCGACGCGGGGGCCGGCTCGCTCACCGAGGCGGCCAGTACCGGGATGGCCGCGTCCGGCCAGCGCAGCGGCACCCTCGCCGCCGGGACGCCGGCCGCCAGGGGCTCCGGGGCCGATCCCGCCGCGGTGCCACAGCCGGTGGCCGCCGGACCGGTCTTCGGTGCCGTGCGCGGGGGCTACCGCGAGATGACCGCCGCACTCGTCGCCGCGTCGGCGGCCCGGGTGCGGACCGGTGTCTCCGTGCGGGAGCTGCAGCGCCGCCCCGGCGGCTGGCGGCTGGTCCTCGGCCCGGTCCCGCAGCCGGAGGCGCTCGACGTCGACGCCGTCGTCCTCGCCGTCCCCGCGCCCGCCGCCCGCCGGCTGCTGGAGCCGGTCGTACCGGCCGCGGCCGCGGCGGCCGGGCGGGTCGAGCTGGCCTCCTCCGCGGTCGTCGCGCTCGCCTACCGGGCGGCCGACGTCGCCGGCCTGCCCGGCACCTCCGGCTGTCTGGTCGCCGCGGACGAGCCGCTGTCGGTCAAGGGCGTCACCCACGCGTCGACGAAGTGGGCCCACCTCGGTGCGGACGGTCTGGTCCGGATCCGGGCCTCGATCGGCCGGTTCGGGGAGGAGGCGAGCCTGCAGGTCGACGATGCCGAGCTCGTCGACCGCGTCCGCGCCGACCTGGCCGTCGTCGACGGCGTCGACGCCGTCCCGGTCGCGTCGTTCGTCCAGCGCTGGGGCGGCGGTCTGCCGCAGTACGGGGTCGGCCACGGCGCGGTCGTCGACGCGCTGGAGTCGGCCGTCGCCGCCGTCGGGGGCCTGGAGGTCGCCGGGTCGATGCTGCACGGGGTCGGTGTCCCCGCGTGTGTGGCGACCGCGCGGTCCGCCGCCGAGCGGCTCGCCGCGGCCCTGCCCCCCGCACCGACCGGTCCCTGA
- the hemE gene encoding uroporphyrinogen decarboxylase has translation MTAGIVSAPPARRDLAGAPFLDAVRGATPSRLPVWFMRQAGRSLPEYRALRRDNEMLEACLTPDLTCEITLQPVRRHDMDAAILFSDIVVPLHLAGIGIDIVPGTGPVVDSPVRTAADVAALPELAPEQVTRVTEAIGLLLPELGRVPLIGFAGAPFTLASYLIEGGPSRNHERTKSLMRSAPEVWHALLGKLAVLTGTFLQQQVAAGVDAVQLFDSWAGALSERDYREFVLPHSAAVLGALAGAGVPRIHFGVGTAELLGAMTEAGADVIGVDWRTPLDVAARRAGGAVPVQGNLDPAVLFAGQEAVDAEVVRIAAEGARTRGHVFNLGHGVLPATDPDVITRTVETVHAQPVSGPTGERPAR, from the coding sequence ATGACTGCAGGCATCGTCTCCGCGCCCCCCGCCCGCCGCGACCTCGCGGGCGCTCCGTTCCTCGATGCAGTGCGCGGCGCGACGCCGTCGCGGCTGCCGGTCTGGTTCATGCGTCAGGCGGGTCGCTCGCTGCCGGAGTACCGGGCCCTGCGCCGGGACAACGAGATGCTCGAGGCGTGCCTCACCCCGGATCTGACCTGCGAGATCACTCTGCAGCCGGTCCGCCGTCACGACATGGACGCGGCCATCCTGTTCTCCGACATCGTGGTGCCGCTGCACCTGGCGGGCATCGGGATCGACATCGTTCCGGGCACCGGCCCCGTCGTGGACTCGCCGGTCCGCACCGCCGCCGACGTCGCGGCTCTGCCCGAGCTGGCGCCGGAGCAGGTGACGCGCGTCACCGAGGCGATCGGTCTGCTGCTGCCCGAGCTGGGCCGGGTCCCGCTGATCGGGTTCGCGGGCGCCCCGTTCACCCTCGCCTCCTACCTCATCGAGGGCGGCCCGAGCCGCAACCATGAGCGGACCAAGTCCCTCATGCGCTCCGCCCCCGAGGTCTGGCACGCCCTGCTCGGCAAGCTCGCCGTGCTCACCGGCACGTTCCTGCAGCAGCAGGTCGCCGCCGGGGTGGACGCGGTCCAGCTCTTCGACTCCTGGGCGGGCGCGCTCTCCGAGCGCGACTACCGCGAGTTCGTGCTGCCGCACTCCGCCGCCGTGCTCGGTGCGCTCGCCGGGGCCGGGGTGCCGCGGATCCACTTCGGGGTCGGCACCGCGGAGCTGCTGGGCGCGATGACCGAGGCCGGCGCCGACGTGATCGGCGTCGACTGGCGGACCCCGCTCGACGTCGCGGCCCGCCGTGCCGGGGGAGCGGTGCCCGTGCAGGGCAACCTCGACCCGGCCGTGCTGTTCGCCGGCCAGGAAGCCGTCGACGCCGAGGTCGTGCGGATCGCGGCCGAGGGCGCCCGCACCCGCGGGCACGTGTTCAACCTCGGCCACGGTGTGCTGCCGGCGACCGACCCGGACGTGATCACCCGGACCGTCGAGACGGTGCACGCCCAGCCCGTGTCCGGGCCGACGGGCGAGCGTCCGGCGCGATGA
- a CDS encoding DUF3000 domain-containing protein, translated as MPDPNSPPPAAFRSAVRSLASVRPRPELVVRPLEAPPRLAPYSWATSVEADIGHRGDGTDDLDEPDTSGRLILLHDPEGQERWEGTFRLVCFVQARLEPGQLGDDMLPRIGWSWLTDALDHAGAGFTALGGTVTQTSSVRFGGLCADGGGPGDAPPREDDVELRASWSPTESDGDLSRHAVAFASLVSTAAGLPPVGAVPLSRSPG; from the coding sequence GTGCCGGACCCGAACTCACCACCACCAGCAGCGTTCCGCAGCGCGGTCCGCTCGCTCGCGTCGGTCCGACCGCGCCCCGAGCTCGTGGTGCGGCCGCTCGAGGCCCCACCCCGGCTCGCGCCGTACAGCTGGGCGACCAGCGTCGAGGCCGACATCGGGCACCGCGGCGACGGGACCGACGACCTCGACGAGCCGGACACCTCCGGCCGGCTGATCCTGCTCCACGACCCCGAGGGTCAGGAACGCTGGGAGGGCACCTTCCGGCTGGTCTGCTTCGTGCAGGCCAGGCTGGAGCCCGGCCAGCTCGGCGACGACATGCTGCCGCGCATCGGATGGTCCTGGCTGACCGACGCGCTCGACCACGCCGGGGCGGGCTTCACCGCCCTCGGCGGGACCGTCACCCAGACCTCGTCGGTCCGCTTCGGCGGGCTCTGCGCGGACGGTGGCGGCCCCGGCGACGCGCCCCCGCGGGAGGACGACGTCGAGCTGCGCGCCTCCTGGTCCCCCACGGAGAGCGACGGCGATCTGTCCCGACACGCCGTCGCGTTCGCGTCCCTCGTGTCGACCGCCGCGGGCCTGCCGCCGGTCGGCGCAGTGCCGTTGAGCCGATCGCCCGGCTGA
- a CDS encoding LuxR C-terminal-related transcriptional regulator yields MGAGTVHEAASVTEARARAHAAGPCDLAILDLTLPDGSGLDLVSELRSLGWNRLVVLASSDDPYAVRSAFQAGAQAYLLKSASPSVVTDGVKRVLDGGVYADPTVAPLLATGSRVPGTDNTPRELSAREVEVLQLVADGQSNKEIGEALNLSALTVKSHLSRIGRKLGTGDRAQMVALAMRAGVIR; encoded by the coding sequence ATGGGAGCGGGCACCGTGCACGAGGCCGCCTCGGTGACCGAGGCGCGGGCACGCGCCCACGCGGCGGGCCCCTGCGACCTCGCGATCCTCGATCTGACGCTGCCGGACGGCAGCGGGCTGGACCTGGTCAGCGAGCTCCGCTCGCTCGGCTGGAACCGGCTGGTCGTGCTCGCCTCCTCCGACGACCCGTACGCGGTCCGCTCGGCGTTCCAGGCCGGCGCGCAGGCGTACCTGCTCAAGTCGGCGTCGCCGTCGGTCGTGACCGACGGCGTCAAGCGGGTGCTCGACGGCGGTGTCTACGCCGACCCGACGGTCGCCCCGCTGCTGGCCACCGGGTCCCGCGTGCCGGGCACCGACAACACCCCGCGGGAGCTCTCGGCCCGCGAGGTCGAGGTGCTGCAGCTCGTCGCGGACGGCCAGTCCAACAAGGAGATCGGTGAGGCCCTGAACCTCTCCGCCCTCACGGTGAAGAGCCACCTCTCCCGGATCGGCCGCAAGCTCGGCACCGGCGACCGCGCCCAGATGGTCGCGCTCGCCATGCGCGCG